The Cumulibacter manganitolerans region ACTGGGACAGCGCCGCGGTCGTGCTGTGCAAGGTCATCGGCATCCCGATGACCACGGTCGCCGAGCGGCTGGCCCCGGAGTCGTTGTTCGAGCGCTTCAAGGGCTTCCGCGAGGGGCTCGGCATGCACGTGGCCCCGCTGACCGGCGGACCGGAGCCGTCGGTCGCCGTGCTCAAGCGGGCGCTGCGATCGGGCCAGATGGCCACCCTGCTCGCCGACCGGGATCTGCTGCGCACCGGCATCGAGGTCGAGCTCTGCGGGCGGCGCACCACCATGCCGTCCGGCCCCGCGCTGCTGGCCCTGCAGACCGGCGCGGCCCTGGTGCCGCTCGAGCTCACCTTCACTCCCGACGGCTGGCGCAACCAGTACCACCCCGAGGTGGTGATGCCCGCGACCGGCCGGCTGCGCGACCGGGTGACGGTCGGCATCGAGGCGCTCGCGGCGCAGTTCACCGAGCAGCTGCGCCGCACGCCGCAGGACTGGCACATGCTGCAGCAGGTCTGGCCGGACGTATGACCGAGCGGCCGCTGCGCATCGGCATGGTGTCGCCGTACTCCTGGGACGTGCCCGGCGGAGTGCAGTTCCACATCCGCGACCTCGCCGAGACGCTGATCGGCCAGGGCCACCACGTCAGCGTGCTCACGCCGGTGCAGCGAGCCGTCGATCTGCCGCCGTACGTCGTCGACGCCGGCCGCGCTGTGCCCATCCGCTACAACGGGTCGGTCGCGCGGATCCAGTTCGGCGTCGTGTCCGGCGCGCGGGCGCGGTCCTGGCTCACCCAGGGCCGCTTCGACGTCGTGCACGTGCACGAGCCCCAGACGCTCAGCCTGTCGCTGATCGCCTGCATGATGGCGACCTGCCCGATCGTCGCGACGGTGCACGCCGCGACCGAGCGCTCGCGCACCCTCGCCGCCCTGCAGGCGCCGCTGCAGCCGTTCCTGGAGCGCATCGCGGGCCGTATCGCGGTCTCCGAGCTCGCCCGCCGGCTGCAGGTCGAGCACCTCGGGGGCGATGCCGTGCTGATCCCGAACGGGGTGTTCGTCGACCGCTTCGCGACCGCCGAGCCACTGCCGCAGCTGCGCGACGGCGCCCCGACGATCGGGTTCCTCGGCCGCTACGACGAGCCGCGCAAGGGCCTGCAGGTGCTCATCCCCGCCGTCCGGCGGCTGGTTGCGGAGCTGCCCGACGTGCGGCTGGCCATCGCCGGCCGCGGCGACGACAACCAGCTGCGGGCCGAGCTGCCCCTCGAGCTCAGCGACAACGTCGAGATCCTCGGACCGCTCAGCGAGCAGGAGAAGCAGCGCTTCCTGCGCTCGCTCGACGCGTACTGCGCCCCAAACACCGGCGGCGAGTCGTTCGGCATCATCCTCACCGAGGCGATGGCCGCCGGCGCACCGGTCGTCGCCAGCGACATCGACGCCTTCCGGCGGGTGCTCGACGACGGCCGCGCCGGTCTCCTGACGCCGGTGGGGGACAGTGACGCCCTCGCCGCCGGGCTGTGGTCCGCGCTGTGCGATCGATCCGCCACCGAGCAGCGCCGCGCGCGCGCCACCGAGGTGGTCCGCCAGTACGACTGGTCGGTGGTCGCGCGGCGCGTCCTGGGCGTCTATCGCACGGTGATCGGCGGCTGACCGAGCCACCCGCGGCAGTGCGTCCGGGACGCCACCGCGGCTCGCCGTACCCTTGGTCCTTGTGCTCTGGTTGATCCTCGCCCTCGTGGCGCTCGTCCTGCTGACTGCGTGGGTGACGTGGACGGCGATGCGTATCGAGCGGCTCGGTGCCCGATGCGAGGCGGCGTGGCAGAGCCTGGACGCGCAGCTCGTGCGCCGGGCCTCGGCCCTCCGGGAGGTGACGCACGACCAGATGCCCATCGCATCGGGGGTGCACCCCGTCGTCACCGCAGCCCTCGATGCGCGGCGCGACGAACGCGCGCGCGCGGAGAACGAGATCTCGGCACTGATCGCGGCGTTGCCCGCCGAGCACGTCGACGAGCGGCTGGCCGAGGCATGCTCAGGCGTGCAGGTGGCCCGCACCTTCTACAACGACGCCGTCCGCGCGGCGAACGCGCTACGCGCCCAGCGGTTGCCGCGGCTGCTCGGCCTCGGACGCGCCACTCCGGTCCCGCCGTACTTCGACATCGACGACGCACCCGGAACAGGGCGCCGCTGAGGTCCGCGCCCGCGGGCCGCGACGTAGACTTGGAGGGTCGCCCCCATTCGTTCAAAGGACCCTCGTGACGCAGAACCAGATCCCCTCCGAGCAGACCGACCAGCGGACCGGCACCGCCCGCGTGAAGCGCGGCATGGCGCAGATGCTGAAGGGCGGCGTCATCATGGACGTCGTCACCGCCGACCAGGCGAAGATCGCCGAGGACGCGGGCGCGGTCGCCGTCATGGCCCTCGAGCGGGTGCCGGCCGACATCCGCGCCCAGGGCGGCGTATCCCGAATGAGTGATCCCGACATGATCGACGGGATCATCGAGGCGGTGTCGATCCCGGTGATGGCCAAGGCGCGCATCGGCCACTTCGTCGAGGCGCAGGTGCTGCAGTCGCTCGGCGTCGACTACATCGACGAGTCCGAGGTGCTCACCCCGGCCGACTACACCAACCACATCGACAAGTGGCAGTTCACCGTGCCGTTCGTGTGCGGTGCGACCAACCTCGGAGAGGCGCTGCGGCGGATCACCGAGGGCGCGGCGATGATCCGCTCGAAGGGCGAGGCGGGCACCGGTGACGTGTCCAACGCGACGACGCACATGCGCACCATCACCGCGGAGATCCGCCGGCTCGGCGGCCTGCGCGAGGACGAGCTGTACGTCGCGGCGAAGGAGCTGCAGGCGCCGTACGAGCTGGTCGCGGAGGTGGCCCAGGCCGGCAAGCTGCCGGTCGTGCTGTTCACCGCGGGCGGCATCGCCACGCCGGCCGACGCCGCGATGATGATGCAGCTCGGCGCCGACGGCGTGTTCGTCGGCTCGGGCATCTTCAAGAGCGGCAACCCGGCGCAGCGCGCCGAGGCGATCGTCAAGGCGACGACCTTCTTCGACGACCCCGACACGATCGCCAAGGTCTCGCGCGGTCTCGGCGAGGCGATGGTCGGCATCAACGTCGAGGAGATCCCGCAGCCGCACCGGCTCGCCGAGCGCGGCTGGTAACGCCTTATCGACGAGGAGCCCCCGCCCCCGAATCGGACGTTCGGCGGGCGGAGGGCTCAGGTGACCTCGAGCATGGTGTGCATGCCGGCGAGATAGTGGCCCGGGTAGTTGCAGATCAGCTCGTACCGGCCGGGCGGCAGCTGCAGCGTGGTCCACGAGGAGGCGCCCGGCGGGATGCCGGCGCCGGCACCGTCCGCGCAGGCGGCGGAGGCCTCCCCGAGCGCGCCGGTCTCGTCCACCCGCCCGTCGGCGCCCGTCGTCCGCTCGCCGGCCGGCTGACCCGTCGGGAGCGGCAGGACCACGAGCTCGTGCGGCAGCCGGCCGGTGTTGGTCGCGGCGAAGGACACCTTGCCGTGCGGCACGATGGTCCGGTCGGCGGTGACGCGGGCCGCACCGGCCATCATCGGACCGCCCATCATCCCGCCCCGGTCTGTCAGCGCGACATGCACGGTCGTGCCCGAGAGGGCGGGGGCGGCGCACGGGGGTGCCGGCCCGCGGCCGCCGCGTGTTGGTCCCAGAAGGGCGAGGGCCAGCAGGGAGGCGGCGGTGAGCAGCACGGCCGCGCCGGCGGCGAGGACGACGGTCGCGGTCCGCCACCGCGTCACGGCCTCTTCCTGAGGACCTCGACGCGTGCCCGGTACTCGGTCTCGTCGATCTCGCCGCGCGCGAACCGCTGGGCGAGGATGTGCTCCGGGTCGTCATGCCGGGGCCAACCCGGGTCGTGGCCGCCGCGGAGGCCGCGGAGGCCGCGGAGCAGCAGCACCACGACGGCGATGAGACCTCCCCAGAACAGCAGCATCATGAGGCCCATGACGATCCATCCCCAGACCCCGCCGTCTCCGTACCAGCCGTACATCATCGCCGTCTCCTTCCTCTGCCTCCAGTCTCCTCCGCGGCCGGTGCGCTGACAGGGCCTATCGGCCCGTCCCGGGGCTCGGGCCGGCTCGCTTCCGTGCCGTCACCGGTCGGCATAGAATCGCCAGCGGTCGCCGGTCTGGACCCCGGATGGGGCAGCGCGGCGGCCCGGAGCCGGGGGTGCGGGTTGGGAACACGACGGACGGTGGCCGCGGCGATCCAGCCCCGCCGTGACGGTCCGCGGCGCGCACGCGCGAGCCGCCGCCGAGCCGAGAGCCGGGTGGCGGCATGACCGCCGCCGTGCGCCTGCGACGTGCGGGCTCGGCGATCGGCCTGCTGTTGGCCATGGTGGTCCTGGCGATCGTCGGGGCGGCGTCGCCCGCGCGCGCGGAGTACGGCGACCACATCACGTCGTACGGCATCGACTACGTGATCGACGCGGACGGCACGGTCCACGTCACCGAGACGATCGACTATGTGTTCGCGGGCTCCGGGCGGCACGGCATCTACCGGGATCTGCTGACGCGCGTGAAGTACGACGACACGCAGGACCGGGTGTACGAGATCTCGAACCTCGAGATCACGTCGCCGACCGGTGCGTCCACCGAGACCACGCGTACCGAGAAGTACAGCCACGACCGCCGCACGAAGTACGACTCGTACCGGATCGGCTCGGCGAGCGCGACCGTCGGTGCGCAGGAGACCTACGTGCTGAAGTACGACGTCGCCGGGGCACTGAACGCCCAGCAGGACGCTGACACCGAGTTCTACTGGAACGCCACGGGCAACCAGTGGGACGCCCAGATCAACAAGGTCGACGTGACGGTGCGCGTGCCTGGCGGGGCCACCCAGGTCGCCTGCTGGGCCGGCGCACAGGGCACCTCCGACCCGTGCGACCAGGCGAACACCGCTTCCGACGGCACGGCGTCCTTCACGCAGAGCACCGTCTCCAGCGGCGAGCAGTGGGGCCTCACGATCGACGTGGGGATCGATCCCGCCAAGGTCAGCGCCGAGAAGATCCTCGAGGACCGACCGACCTTCCTCAACCAGAACGGCTTCACTCCGGTCAACGCCGGGATCGGGGCGGTCGTGGTCGCCGCGATCGCCGGCTACGGCATCTACACCCGCCGCGAGAGCCGTGACAAGCGGTTCGCCGGCGTACCGCCCGGTGTGGTGCCCGACGAGCGCGACCTCAAGACCCGCGGGAACGGCGTCGGCGTCGTCCCCGACGACGGCTCGGTCATCCCGCCGGTCGCGTTCTCGCCCCCGCGCGGGGTCAGCCCCGCCGAGGCCAGCTACCTGCGCCGTCCTGGCCCGGACGCCGACCAGCTCTCGGCCACCATCCTCGACCTCGCCCAACGCGGGGCGGTCCGCGTGATCGGCGGCGGGTCGGCCGGCGAGAGCCGGTCGCTGCAGCTCGTCGACCCGGCACGCACGGCGTACCCGCACGAGAAAACGCTGCTGAGCCAGCTGTTCGAGGACTCCGACGAGATCTCGCTGTCCAGCGACGTCGCTCCCGGCGTCGACCCGCCGTTGTACAAGCCGGGTCGCACCCTGCGGCGCCAGCTGGGCGACATCGTCGACCGGCGCAGGTGGTTCACCCGGGAGCTCGGTGGCACGCGACGCCGACTGCGCGGCCTCGGGCTGCTGCTCCTGGGTGGCGGCGCAGCCCTGCTGATCTACACGGTCTACCGCTACGCCTCGGGGCTGCCCGGGACCGGCGTCGGGTTCTGGGGTGTGGTCGGCATCGTCGCCGGGGCGGCGCTGCTGGCGATCTCGCGCACCGGGCGCGGGCAGGGCCGTACGGCGGTCGGCCGCGCGGTGATGGACCAGGTGGACGGGTTCGAGATCTACCTGCGCACCGCGGAGGCCGACCAGCTGCGGTTCGAGGAGGGCGAGGACATCTTCTCGAAGTACCTGCCGTGGGCCGTGGTGTTCGACGTGACGGAGCGGTGGACGCGGGTGTGCGCCGAGCTGAGCGCCGCGGGCCGCATCCCGTCGCAACCGGGCTGGTACTACGGGCCGTGGGATCCGTTGCACTCCTACATCTGGATCTCGGCGCTGAACCACAACATCGGCTCGGCCGCTGCGCCGCCGACCCCGGTGCCGAGCGCGTCGAGCCCCGGCAGCTCGGGATTCTCCGGCTTCGGTGGCGGTGGCTTCTCCGGCGGCGGAGGCGGAGGCGGCGGCGGCGGATCCTGGTGATCCGCGCCACGTCGGGCCGCATAGGGTAGGGCGCAACCCCCTGGAAGGAGACCCGATGGCCGACGAGATCACCCCCGCCCCGCGTGGCAAGGCCCCCTGGAGCTTTGACGGCGTCGTACGCGACGCGGACGGCATCGCCCACTACGAAGGCCTGCCCGACTCGCTGATCGACATGCTTCTCGGCGCGGTCGAGCGGGCCCCGGACGCCGAGGCCGTCGTCGAGGTGGGCGGTGGCCGGCTGACGTTCCGCGACGTGTGGGATCGCGCGGCACGCGTCGCCGGCGGCCTGCGGGCCGCCGGGGTGAAGGACGGCGACCGGGTCGCGATCCTCACCGCGGCGGGCAACGATTGGGTACTGGCGTTCTGGGGCATCCTGCTGTCCGGTGCCGTCGCCGTCCCGGTCAACACCAGGTTCGCGCAGCCGGAGATCGACTACGTCGTCGAGGACTGCGGCGCCAGCTATGTCTTCCACGCGGGGCAGCCACTGCCCGACGGCGATCCGTACATCGCGCCCGGCAAGGAGCACGACGACCTGGCGGCGATCTTCTACACCAGCGGTACCACCGGGCGCCCCAAGGGCGCCCAGACCTCCCACGAGGCATTCCTGACCAACTGCGAGAACATGTGCCGGGGCCTGGGCATCGGCCGTGGCGAGGGGGCCGACTACCGCACCCTCATCTCCGTGCCGCTGTTCCACGTCACCGGCTGCAACAGCCAGTTGCTGGTGTCGATGTACGTCGGCGGAACGAGCGTGATCCTGCCCGAGCTCAACGTGCTGACCGTTCTGGAGCTCATCGGCTCCGAGCGCATCTCCTCGATCACCACCGTGCCGGCGATCTACAAGCTGCTGATGCTCAGCCCCGACTTCCCCCGCTACGACATGAGCGGCGTGCGCTGGGTCGGCTACGGCGGTGCACCGATCGCGCCGGCCCTGGTGCACCAGCTGCGCGAGGCGTTTCCGAAGGCCGGGCTGAAGAACGGGTTCGGGATGACCGAGTCGGCGTCGCTGATGACCGTGCTGCCCGATGAGTACGCGGCCGACCACGCCGACTCCGTCGGGTTCGCCTGCCCGGTGGTCGACCTGGCGGTGGACCAGCCGGACGAGGACGGCGTCGGCGAGCTGCTCGCGCGGGGCCCGAACATCACCTCCGGCTACTGGAACAAGCCCGACGCCACGCTCGACGCGTTCGACGGCGATTGGCTGCACACCGGGGATCTGGCCCGCATCGACGACGACGGCTTCGTATACATCGTCGATCGCGCCAAGGACATGATCAACCGCGGCGGGGAGAACGTGTACTGCGTCGAGGTGGAGAACGCGCTCGCGGCGATCCCGGGGATCGCCGAGTCCGCGGTGATCGCGGTGCCCGACGAGGTCATGGGGGAGAAGGTCGGCGCCGTGATCGTTCCCGCTCCCGGAGCGACGCTCGACCCGGCCGAGATCGCGGACAGCCTGCGCGGCACGCTGGCCGACTTCAAGATCCCGCAGTACATCCACATCGCGGGCGAGCCGCTGCCGCGCAACCCGGGCGGCAAGGTGCTCAAGCCCGGGCTGCGTACCTCGACGCCCTGGGGCAAGCCACTGCGCTGACCTGCCGGATTCAGCCGCAGGTCGAAGTGCCGGCTCAGCGTTCCTCGGACTCGGCGGCGAGCGCGACCTCGTCGTGGTCGACCAGCCGCTGCGCCCGGGCGATCGAGTCCGA contains the following coding sequences:
- a CDS encoding phosphatidylinositol mannoside acyltransferase, which codes for MSRLDVLRPRLVDSAFAAGWAAVPWLPRPVAARAFDAAAAVTVRRPGSYAQLRRNLRQVIGPEASEERLEALVHRSVASYTRYWRETFQLPALDPIEVAARTEIRGWEHVRQPLEDGRGVVVALTHSGNWDSAAVVLCKVIGIPMTTVAERLAPESLFERFKGFREGLGMHVAPLTGGPEPSVAVLKRALRSGQMATLLADRDLLRTGIEVELCGRRTTMPSGPALLALQTGAALVPLELTFTPDGWRNQYHPEVVMPATGRLRDRVTVGIEALAAQFTEQLRRTPQDWHMLQQVWPDV
- a CDS encoding glycosyltransferase family 4 protein encodes the protein MTERPLRIGMVSPYSWDVPGGVQFHIRDLAETLIGQGHHVSVLTPVQRAVDLPPYVVDAGRAVPIRYNGSVARIQFGVVSGARARSWLTQGRFDVVHVHEPQTLSLSLIACMMATCPIVATVHAATERSRTLAALQAPLQPFLERIAGRIAVSELARRLQVEHLGGDAVLIPNGVFVDRFATAEPLPQLRDGAPTIGFLGRYDEPRKGLQVLIPAVRRLVAELPDVRLAIAGRGDDNQLRAELPLELSDNVEILGPLSEQEKQRFLRSLDAYCAPNTGGESFGIILTEAMAAGAPVVASDIDAFRRVLDDGRAGLLTPVGDSDALAAGLWSALCDRSATEQRRARATEVVRQYDWSVVARRVLGVYRTVIGG
- a CDS encoding LemA family protein — translated: MLWLILALVALVLLTAWVTWTAMRIERLGARCEAAWQSLDAQLVRRASALREVTHDQMPIASGVHPVVTAALDARRDERARAENEISALIAALPAEHVDERLAEACSGVQVARTFYNDAVRAANALRAQRLPRLLGLGRATPVPPYFDIDDAPGTGRR
- the pdxS gene encoding pyridoxal 5'-phosphate synthase lyase subunit PdxS, yielding MTQNQIPSEQTDQRTGTARVKRGMAQMLKGGVIMDVVTADQAKIAEDAGAVAVMALERVPADIRAQGGVSRMSDPDMIDGIIEAVSIPVMAKARIGHFVEAQVLQSLGVDYIDESEVLTPADYTNHIDKWQFTVPFVCGATNLGEALRRITEGAAMIRSKGEAGTGDVSNATTHMRTITAEIRRLGGLREDELYVAAKELQAPYELVAEVAQAGKLPVVLFTAGGIATPADAAMMMQLGADGVFVGSGIFKSGNPAQRAEAIVKATTFFDDPDTIAKVSRGLGEAMVGINVEEIPQPHRLAERGW
- a CDS encoding sulfocyanin-like copper-binding protein, with the protein product MTRWRTATVVLAAGAAVLLTAASLLALALLGPTRGGRGPAPPCAAPALSGTTVHVALTDRGGMMGGPMMAGAARVTADRTIVPHGKVSFAATNTGRLPHELVVLPLPTGQPAGERTTGADGRVDETGALGEASAACADGAGAGIPPGASSWTTLQLPPGRYELICNYPGHYLAGMHTMLEVT
- a CDS encoding SHOCT domain-containing protein → MMYGWYGDGGVWGWIVMGLMMLLFWGGLIAVVVLLLRGLRGLRGGHDPGWPRHDDPEHILAQRFARGEIDETEYRARVEVLRKRP
- a CDS encoding DUF2207 domain-containing protein produces the protein MTAAVRLRRAGSAIGLLLAMVVLAIVGAASPARAEYGDHITSYGIDYVIDADGTVHVTETIDYVFAGSGRHGIYRDLLTRVKYDDTQDRVYEISNLEITSPTGASTETTRTEKYSHDRRTKYDSYRIGSASATVGAQETYVLKYDVAGALNAQQDADTEFYWNATGNQWDAQINKVDVTVRVPGGATQVACWAGAQGTSDPCDQANTASDGTASFTQSTVSSGEQWGLTIDVGIDPAKVSAEKILEDRPTFLNQNGFTPVNAGIGAVVVAAIAGYGIYTRRESRDKRFAGVPPGVVPDERDLKTRGNGVGVVPDDGSVIPPVAFSPPRGVSPAEASYLRRPGPDADQLSATILDLAQRGAVRVIGGGSAGESRSLQLVDPARTAYPHEKTLLSQLFEDSDEISLSSDVAPGVDPPLYKPGRTLRRQLGDIVDRRRWFTRELGGTRRRLRGLGLLLLGGGAALLIYTVYRYASGLPGTGVGFWGVVGIVAGAALLAISRTGRGQGRTAVGRAVMDQVDGFEIYLRTAEADQLRFEEGEDIFSKYLPWAVVFDVTERWTRVCAELSAAGRIPSQPGWYYGPWDPLHSYIWISALNHNIGSAAAPPTPVPSASSPGSSGFSGFGGGGFSGGGGGGGGGGSW
- a CDS encoding class I adenylate-forming enzyme family protein; amino-acid sequence: MADEITPAPRGKAPWSFDGVVRDADGIAHYEGLPDSLIDMLLGAVERAPDAEAVVEVGGGRLTFRDVWDRAARVAGGLRAAGVKDGDRVAILTAAGNDWVLAFWGILLSGAVAVPVNTRFAQPEIDYVVEDCGASYVFHAGQPLPDGDPYIAPGKEHDDLAAIFYTSGTTGRPKGAQTSHEAFLTNCENMCRGLGIGRGEGADYRTLISVPLFHVTGCNSQLLVSMYVGGTSVILPELNVLTVLELIGSERISSITTVPAIYKLLMLSPDFPRYDMSGVRWVGYGGAPIAPALVHQLREAFPKAGLKNGFGMTESASLMTVLPDEYAADHADSVGFACPVVDLAVDQPDEDGVGELLARGPNITSGYWNKPDATLDAFDGDWLHTGDLARIDDDGFVYIVDRAKDMINRGGENVYCVEVENALAAIPGIAESAVIAVPDEVMGEKVGAVIVPAPGATLDPAEIADSLRGTLADFKIPQYIHIAGEPLPRNPGGKVLKPGLRTSTPWGKPLR